The Salvia miltiorrhiza cultivar Shanhuang (shh) chromosome 1, IMPLAD_Smil_shh, whole genome shotgun sequence genome has a window encoding:
- the LOC131006315 gene encoding U3 small nucleolar RNA-associated protein 25-like — translation MPSFTPLSLFTEEELDRGLEAEDMGEQNNDDVVGRNDEREEGRDDDKDEGRDNDRDEGVIRDEVRDEAVDMEAEVDEGESERDEGRDNDRDEGMISDDDSSVYSGHLSKSEVDEQEVEQVMVTVEDGEEGRFQLGQTFAGAKEAREAINSYGVKFGYKIKFVKNEKTRIRVVCMNEKECPFLMHVSKDGDAEGLVIKTLILEHTCCKQREVLSASQGYLAKYFKQAVCRNPKYTSKDMQGHVKDHLKLHVNLAKCKRAKKKIICNLEGSYKEEFSRLCAYIEKVKECMPGSRLELQLSTEQLQAGKRVFKRLFVMLEPCRLNWLRGCRKLISLDGCHLKGVTFGRLLTAVGNYGNEGIVPIAWAVVNKENKNNWRWFMNWLKQGLKLGEGDEVTIMSDMQKV, via the coding sequence ATGCCTAGTTTCACACCATTGAGCTTGTTTACAGAAGAAGAGCTCGATAGAGGTCTAGAGGCAGAGGATATGGGTGAGCAAAATAATGATGATGTTGTGGGTAGGAATGATGAAAGAGAAGAGGGCAGGGATGATGACAAAGATGAGGGCAGGGATAATGACAGAGATGAGGGGGTGATTAGGGATGAAGTAAGAGATGAGGCAGTTGATATGGAAGCAGAGGTGGATGAGGGTGAGAGTGAAAGAGATGAGGGCAGGGATAATGACAGAGATGAGGGGATGATTAGTGATGATGACTCTAGTGTTTACAGTGGTCATTTAAGTAAGAGTGAGGTTGATGAGCAAGAAGTAGAGCAAGTGATGGTTACTGTAGAGGATGGGGAGGAGGGTAGATTTCAGTTGGGGCAGACATTTGCTGGGGCAAAGGAAGCTAGAGAGGCCATCAATTCATATGGTGTGAAGTTTggttacaaaataaaatttgtaaaaaatgagaaaactaGGATAAGGGTCGTATGTATGAATGAGAAAGAGTGTCCCTTTCTCATGCATGTGTCCAAGGATGGTGATGCTGAGGGTTTGGTGATTAAGACTCTTATTCTAGAGCATACATGTTGCAAACAGAGGGAGGTACTTAGTGCTAGTCAGGGATACTTGGCTAAGTATTTCAAGCAAGCAGTTTGTAGGAACCCAAAATACACCTCCAAGGACATGCAAGGTCATGTGAAAGACCATCTGAAATTGCATGTTAATTTGGCCAAATGCAAGAGGGCAAAGAAGAAAATCATATGCAATTTGGAGGGGAGCTACAAGGAAGAGTTCAGTAGGCTTTGTGCCTACATTGAGAAGGTCAAGGAGTGTATGCCAGGAAGTAGGTTAGAGCTCCAGTTATCTACAGAACAATTGCAAGCTGGAAAGAGAGTTTTTAAAAGACTCTTTGTCATGCTTGAGCCGTGTAGATTGAACTGGTTGAGAGGTTGTAGAAAATTGATATCATTGGATGGTTGCCATTTGAAAGGAGTCACCTTTGGCCGTCTTTTAACAGCAGTTGGAAATTATGGCAACGAGGGAATTGTTCCCATTGCATGGGCAGTGGTGAACaaggaaaacaaaaataattggaGATGGTTCATGAATTGGTTGAAGCAGGGGCTGAAATTAGGTGAGGGAGATGAGGTGACAATCATGTCTGACATGCAGAAGGTATGA
- the LOC131020171 gene encoding DDT domain-containing protein PTM-like, which yields MESTAAEPPKRRGRKRKNRDLESTGERDGKRIMATRSLRLVGRYVRKDFQGSGLFLGKIMSYDSGLYRVNYEDGDFEDLDSGEVKMILVEDCDLIGEWSKKKEKLDELLPIKEVNGKVLKVENTLEPGNGNQVESSLSSDQRNGEAAADIVAENHDDGNRDADADSSNDSCVDTPDQDNSVGMEEPLFPPPELPPSSGHIGVPEEYVSHLLSVHSFLRSFGVPLFLYPFGLDDFVGALNCSVANTLLDSIHVALLHVLKRHIERLSSEGSELALKCMRCLDWNLLDNLTWPVYLVHYLMVMSHQNGPDWKEFYVHSLERDYYTLSAARKLVVLQILCDDILDSEELRAEMDMREESEVGIDMDTSTVVKPTSASRRHPRATSGFKDREAVKSFAEHHEAKSSLDSNSIQVGRTESSTDEDANGDECRICGMDGLLLCCDGCPSSYHSRCVGLNKMHMPEGSWYCPECKINATEPKILQGTTLRGGHNFGVDPYGQVFVATCDHLLVLKASVDSEVCLRYYNRPDIPTALHALYSKAEHVATYAEICRGVVLYWQLPEEIVPLNKMIEVGAQSANEIGGGVCTTRLDNPLDKSVAKTTEVEKTGSCVSTTSEADMTVSSLMNCIHEPVLCVNTSDKVVQSVQLGNTGYAREQSGVIVNTTKSDEPTSYSGLMGQPADTSDLSQQSTSNVTEIAAYSTRNQSNYYSGPSSGASQDAKMSSSFVELNNRVDKPSYGNSCDGCSYMGSSFKTTGYINNYLHGDFAASAAANLAILSSEENHVPDRSSYNRRKVMSENVLLHVKAFSSAYMQFFWPNSEKKLVEIPRERCTWCFYCKAPVVSKRGCLLNAAASNANRGAIKVLAGVRSMKKDGRLPGIATYIMFMEESLGGLLIGPFRNDTFRKRWRKEVEQATACNAIKILLLELEENVHTVALSGDWIKLVDSGSTQSSTTHIAANAAGSTQKRRPGRRGRKPSAVVEVATDDCQDTSPDFTWWRGGTLSKLMFQRGVLPSSMVRKAARQGGSKKIPGINYVEGHETPKTSRQLIWRSAVEMSRNMAQLALQVRYLDFHVRWNDLVRPEQNPPDGKGPDAEASAFRNAFICDKKSLGNEVRYCIDFGNQKHLPSRVLKSVAEVEQILVEGKERYWFAETRIPLYLIKDYEEKTEKNKPLDMPKLQRRHGKASRKNIFSYLARKQDIITRSNCPTCHHDVLYRDAVKCSSCQGFCHQQCTISSTVHKNEEVEFLVTCKSCSDAQALTQVQNSYGSPTSPLLLQGQDLLNAGTAIKSEKLVGYKRPVESVGVKEYSSEIKSTNASAIKKKSNNKNWGLIWRKNNTEDTGVDFRLRNIILRGNPDMDLTKPVCRLCNQPYNADLMYIKCEACKHWLHADAVELDESNIFRLVGFKCSRCRRIKNPVCPYKVLDDKTESKAPKLDMYEMDSNSRFSGHLMEGSPGYSAKLMKEEVGRVVADDPRVLSPASESTDMKDVDYGWNNLNGPRSGSNKLPVRRHLKQEKDMYTPRLRDPFQASIPAPSEANVLNSSGKLPVRRHIKRENNSDNYPAVDPLQIETPSPLEPKAESSVMVSLSSEAQWDVSNGSFDDGITLDYDGIGFDDMDFEPQTYFSFHELLASDDGSRASVNAPAGDVMQNLESASTLAESRMLEISYDEEEPIISIGTGMEIVPCNICSHTEPCPDLSCQVCGMWIHSHCSPWVELSSWEESWRCGNCREWR from the exons ATGGAGTCTACGGCAGCTGAACCGCCAAAGCGTCGTGGGAGAAAACGGAAGAATCGTGATTTGGAGAGCACAGGGGAGCGTGATGGTAAGAGGATAATGGCGACGAGGTCATTAAGACTTGTGGGAAGATATGTGCGGAAAGATTTTCAGGGAAGTGGATTGTTTTTGGGGAAAATCATGTCTTATGACTCAGGGTTGTATCGGGTAAACTACGAGGATGGAGATTTTGAGGATTTGGATAGTGGAGAAGTGAAGATGATTTTGGTGGAAGATTGTGATTTGATTGGTGAGTGGtctaaaaagaaagagaagttGGACGAGTTACTGCCAATTAAAGAAGTAAATGGCAAGGTTTTGAAAGTTGAGAACACGCTAGAGCCAGGAAATGGGAATCAAGTTGAGTCATCATTGTCAAGTgaccagaggaatggtgaaGCTGCTGCTGACATAGTAGCAGAGAATCACGATGATGGTAATAGGGATGCAGATGCTGATTCTTCAAATGATTCATGTGTGGATACTCCAGATCAAGACAATAGTGTAGGCATGGAAGAGCCACTTTTTCCACCTCCAGAGTTGCCTCCTTCTTCTGGGCATATTGGTGTCCCGGAGGAGTATGTTTCTCATCTTCTCTCTGTACATAGTTTCTTACGCTCGTTTGGTGTTCCGCTGTTTCTATACCCCTTTGGATTAGATGATTTTGTGGGAGCACTAAATTGCTCTGTCGCAAATACATTGTTGGACTCCATTCATGTTGCTCTGTTGCATGTTTTGAAGCGCCACATTGAGAGGCTCTCATCAGAAGGTTCAGAGCTGGCATTAAAATGCATGAG GTGTCTGGACTGGAATTTGCTGGACAACTTAACTTGGCCAGTCTACTTGGTCCATTATCTAATGGTGATGAGTCATCAAAATGGCCCTGACTGGAAGGAATTTTATGTCCATTCGTTGGAGAGAgattattacactttatcagcTGCAAGGAAATTGGTTGTTTTGCAGATTTTGTGTGATGATATTTTGGACTCTGAAGAACTGAGAGCGGAGATGGATATGCGTGAAGAATCAGAAGTAGGAATAGACATGGATACAAGTACAGTGGTTAAACCTACTAGTGCATCCAGAAGACATCCTAGAGCCACCTCTGGGTTCAAGGATAGAGAAGCAGTGAAGAGCTTTGCTGAGCATCACGAAGCGAAGTCTTCTCTTGATAGTAATTCTATTCAAGTAGGCAGAACAGAAAGTTCTACTGATGAGGATGCTAATGGTGATGAATGTCGCATCTGTGGCATGGATGGTTTGCTGCTTTGCTGCGATGGATGCCCATCGTCCTACCACTCAAGATGTGTGGGACTGAACAAGATGCATATGCCTGAAGGTTCATGGTATTGCCCTGAGTGTAAAATAAATGCGACCGAACCAAAAATTTTGCAAGGAACAACCTTACGGGGAGGACATAATTTTGGTGTCGATCCATATGGACAAGTCTTTGTTGCTACATGTGACCATTTACTTGT ATTGAAGGCCTCAGTTGACTCTGAAGTTTGTCTGAGGTACTACAATAGACCCGACATTCCTACGGCTCTCCATGCCCTTTACTCAAAAGCAGAGCATGTTGCCACATATGCAGAAATATGCAGGGGGGTCGTGCTGTATTGGCAACTGCCTGAGGAAATTGTACCTCTCAATAAGATGATTGAAGTTGGTGCACAATCAGCAAATGAAATAGGAGGTGGTGTATGTACCACTCGTTTGGATAATCCGTTGGACAAGTCAGTTGCAAAGACGACTGAGGTTGAGAAGACTGGTAGTTGTGTCAGTACTACTAGCGAGGCAGATATGACTGTTTCAAGTCTTATGAACTGTATTCATGAACCTGTGCTATGTGTGAACACTTCGGATAAGGTTGTCCAATCTGTTCAGTTGGGTAACACTGGTTATGCTAGAGAGCAATCTGGTGTTATTGTGAACACCACCAAATCTGATGAACCCACTTCTTATAGTGGGTTAATGGGTCAACCTGCTGATACCAGTGATTTGAGCCAACAAAGCACTTCAAATGTGACAGAAATTGCTGCCTACTCAACAAGAAACCAAAGCAATTATTACAGTGGTCCAAGCAGCGGTGCTTCTCAAGATGCCAAAATGTCCTCTTCGTTTGTGGAACTTAACAATAGGGTGGACAAGCCATCGTATGGAAATTCATGTGATGGTTGCTCATACATGGGATCTTCCTTCAAAACAACtggttatataaataattacttgCATGGAGATTTTGCTGCTTCTGCAGCTGCTAATTTGGCCATTCTTTCATCTGAAGAAAATCATGTCCCTGATCGATCTTCATACAACCGCCGAAAAGTTATGTCTGAAAATGTTTTACTTCATGTAAAAGCATTCTCTTCAGCATATATGCAATTTTTCTGGCCAAATTCCGAGAAGAAGCTTGTTGAGATCCCGAGGGAGAGATGTACCTGGTGCTTTTATTGCAAAGCTCCTGTGGTAAGCAAGAGAGGATGCTTACTAAATGCAGCTGCCTCAAACGCCAACAGAGGGGCTATAAAGGTACTTGCTGGTGTTCGCTCTATGAAGAAGGATGGGAGGCTTCCTGGCATTGCAACATATATCATGTTTATGGAGGAGAGCTTAGGTGGTCTACTTATTGGTCCTTTCCGTAACGACACTTTCAGGAAAAGATGGCGTAAAGAAGTTGAGCAAGCCACTGCTTGCAATGCAATAAAAATACTTTTGCTTGAA CTTGAGGAGAATGTGCACACTGTTGCCCTTTCTGGAGATTGGATAAAGCTTGTTGATAGTGGTTCAACTCAATCTTCTACCACTCATATTGCAGCAAATGCTGCCGGATCAACCCAGAAGCGCAGGCCAGGAAGGCGTGGCCGGAAACCTTCTGCTGTAGTGGAAGTTGCAACTGATGATTGCCAGGATACATCACCTGATTTTACCTGGTGGAGAGGAGGTACACTTTCAAAGCTTATGTTCCAAAGAGGTGTTCTGCCTTCGTCAATGGTTAGAAAAGCAGCCCGTCAAG GTGGTTCAAAAAAGATACCTGGAATAAATTATGTTGAAGGACATGAAACTCCAAAAACTAGCAGGCAGCTTATATGGAGGTCAGCAGTTGAAATGAGTAGGAACATGGCACAATTGGCTCTTCAG GTTCGATACCTTGACTTTCACGTAAGGTGGAATGATCTAGTACGTCCAGAGCAGAACCCTCCTGATGGAAAAGGTCCTGATGCAGAGGCTTCTGCTTTTAGAAATGCTTTTATTTGTGATAAGAAATCTTTGGGAAATGAAGTCAGATACTGCATTGATTTTGGTAATCAAAAGCACCTGCCTTCTCGTGTCTTGAAAAGTGTAGCAGAAGTAGAGCAAATTCTTGTTGAGGGGAAGGAAAGATACTGGTTTGCTGAGACACGGATCCCCTTGTATCTGATTAAAGATTATGAAGAAAAAACAGAGAAAAACAAGCCTCTAGACATGCCCAAACTGCAGAGGAGACATGGGAAGGCTTCCCGTAAAAATATATTCTCCTATCTTGCACGGAAGCAGGATATCATTACCAGAAGTAATTGTCCTACATGTCATCATGATGTCTTGTATAG GGATGCTGTCAAGTGCAGTTCGTGCCAAG GTTTCTGTCATCAACAATGTACCATCAGTTCAACAGTTCATAAGAATGAGGAAGTTGAGTTTTTGGTTACCTGCAAGTCTTGCTCTGATGCTCAGGCTCTCACTCAAGTTCAAAATAGTTATGGGTCCCCTACGAGCCCTTTGCTCCTTCAAGGTCAAGACCTGCTGAATGCGGGCACTGCTATCAAAAGTGAAAAATTAGTAGGTTATAAACGACCAGTAGAATCTGTTGGGGTGAAGGAGTATTCTTCTGAGATAAAATCAACTAATGCTTCTGCAATTAAGAAGAAAAGTAACAATAAAAATTGGGGTCTTATTTGGAGGAAGAACAATACTGAAGACACTGGCGTTGATTTCAGATTGAGAAACATTATTCTGAGGGGCAATCCAGATATGGACTTGACAAAACCTGTTTGCCGTCTTTGCAATCAGCCATATAATGCTGACCTTATGTACATTAAATGTGAAGCGTGCAAAC ATTGGTTGCATGCTGATGCTGTGGAATTGGATGAGTCGAATATTTTTCGCCTGGTGGGATTCAAATGTAGCCGGTGCCGTAGGATAAAAAATCCTGTGTGTCCTTATAAGGTATTAGATGATAAAACAGAGAGCAAAGCTCCAAAGCTGGACATGTATGAGATGGATTCTAATTCTCGATTCTCTGGGCATCTAATGGAAGGGTCACCTGGTTACTCTGCAAAACTAATGAAGGAGGAAGTTGGTCGTGTAGTAGCAGATGATCCTCGTGTCCTTTCTCCTGCTTCAGAAAGCACTGACATGAAGGATGTTGATTATGGATGGAATAATTTAAACGGACCTCGTTCTGGTTCAAACAAGCTGCCAGTAAGGAGACATTTAAAGCAGGAGAAGGACATGTACACTCCTCGTCTGCGAGATCCCTTTCAGGCCAGCATTCCAGCCCCCTCTGAAGCAAATGTCTTGAATTCTTCTGGAAAATTGCCTGTCAGACGACATATAAAGAGGGAAAACAACTCAGATAACTATCCAGCTGTTGATCCCCTTCAAATTGAAACTCCCAGCCCTTTAGAACCCAAGGCCGAGAGCTCGGTGATGGTTTCTTTATCCTCTGAGGCCCAATGGGATGTTTCTAATGGGAGCTTCGATGATGGTATAACATTGGACTACGATGGTATTGGTTTTGATGATATGGACTTCGAACCTCAAACGTATTTCTCCTTCCATGAATTGCTTGCATCTGATGATGGTAGCCGCGCAAGTGTTAATGCACCAGCAGGGGATGTCATGCAAAATCTGGAGAGTGCCTCCACGCTTGCAGAAAGCAGAATGCTTGAGATCTCTTATGATGAGGAGGAACCCATCATATCTATAGGAACGGGGATGGAGATTGTGCCTTGCAACATTTGCTCTCACACGGAACCTTGTCCGGACCTCTCATGCCAAGTATGTGGTATGTGGATACACAGCCACTGCTCACCCTGGGTCGAACTCTCATCCTGGGAGGAGAGCTGGAGGTGTGGCAACTGTCGTGAATGGAGGTAG